Genomic segment of Bacteroides intestinalis DSM 17393:
AAACCGACATTCAACACAAGAGGGTGTAACTTATCAACCAATGAAACCATAGTATATAGTATTTAGTAACTCGATAAAGGTAGGTGAATTTCTTTATCATTCAAAACGATTATCGATATTCTCAATATAAAAATCGTTTTTATCCTATCATATCAGATATATCCTATTTATATAATCGATATTTTCCAATACAAACACTTTTTAATCCTATTATAACTATTAATTAATCCATATCTTTGCAATGTACAATAGAAACAAAATTAATACCTATGAGAACCAGAATTTTATTAGCCTCTTTAGTTCTTTCAATAGGAACCTTATCTGCCCAGAACTATCAGGTTCCGGTTTCAGAAAAGAACGAACCTATGATGAAAGGTAAATTCCAACCTACATGGGAGTCTTTGGAGAATTACCAAGTTCCCGAATGGTTTAGGAACGCAAAATTCGGAATATGGGCGCATTGGGGACCTCAGTGTGTAGAAGGCTCGGGCGACTGGATGGCACGCTCCATGTATATGGAAGGAACATCAGAATATAAGCATCATGTAGAGCACTACGGTCATCCTTCTGAAGTGGGATTCAAAGACATCATCCCTTTATTTAAAGCAGAAAAATGGAATCCGGATGAACTGGTTGCATTCTATAAGAAAATAGGAGCGCAGTATTTCTTTGCTTTAGGTAACCATCACGATAACTTTGACCTTTGGGATAGTAAATATCAACCATGGAATTCAAAGAACATGGGTCCGAAACGTGATATCTTGGCAGAATGGGAAAAAGCGGCACGCAAATACGAGCTTCCATTTGGTATCAGTTTCCATGCTGACCATGCCTGGACCTGGTATGAACCCTCCCAACGTTATGACAGACACGGACCTAAAGCCGGTGTCCCTTACGATGGCACTTTAACAAAAGCGGATGGTAAAGGCAAATGGTGGGAAGGATACGACCCTCAGGATTTATATGCACAAAATCATCCGATGAGTAAAGGTAGCTGGGCGGATGGCATGATTCATAGCCAATGGGCTTGGGGAAACGGGGCATGTTTGCCTACTCAGGAATACTGCACAAACTTCTATGACCGTACCGTAGATGCCATCAACCGCTATAATCCCGATCTGATTTATTTTGATGTGACTGTAGCTCCATTCTATCCAATCAGTGATGCCGGACTGAAGATTGCGGCTCACTTCTATAACCACAATATGGCGACCCACAAAGGCAAGTTGGAAGCCGTCATGTTGAGTAAGATATTGGATGAAAACCAACGCAAAGCCATCGTCTGGGATGTAGAACGCGGTGCACCCAATGAAATAATGGAGCGACCCTGGCAGTCCTGTTCATGCATTGGCGGATGGCATTACACTACATCTGTCTATGAGAATAACTGGTATAAATCAGCCTCGGATGTCGCAAAACTGTTGATTGACATCGTAAGTAAGAATGGTAATCTGCTTCTCAGTGTTCCATTGCGGGCCGACGGTACGTTTGATGAAAAAGAAGAAAAGATACTGAATGAATTCGGCGAATGGATGAATATTAATAAAGAAGCTATCTACAGCACCCGACCTTGGGA
This window contains:
- a CDS encoding alpha-L-fucosidase; protein product: MRTRILLASLVLSIGTLSAQNYQVPVSEKNEPMMKGKFQPTWESLENYQVPEWFRNAKFGIWAHWGPQCVEGSGDWMARSMYMEGTSEYKHHVEHYGHPSEVGFKDIIPLFKAEKWNPDELVAFYKKIGAQYFFALGNHHDNFDLWDSKYQPWNSKNMGPKRDILAEWEKAARKYELPFGISFHADHAWTWYEPSQRYDRHGPKAGVPYDGTLTKADGKGKWWEGYDPQDLYAQNHPMSKGSWADGMIHSQWAWGNGACLPTQEYCTNFYDRTVDAINRYNPDLIYFDVTVAPFYPISDAGLKIAAHFYNHNMATHKGKLEAVMLSKILDENQRKAIVWDVERGAPNEIMERPWQSCSCIGGWHYTTSVYENNWYKSASDVAKLLIDIVSKNGNLLLSVPLRADGTFDEKEEKILNEFGEWMNINKEAIYSTRPWEVFGEGPIAEADIKINAQGFNEGAYSKATAQEIRFTQTKKDLYATVLAWPENGNVIIKSLAADSKLFPQKIRKVELLGYGPVRFNRTAEGLSINLPEKKLNNIAPVFKIKK